A region of the Vanrija pseudolonga chromosome 2, complete sequence genome:
CTTTGGCGCTGGACGAGGGGGCTACGTCAAGGTCTCGATTACTGGCGAGAATAGGGCGGTCCCCGAGAGCGGCATGAGACAGTGGGGCTCGGCCCCAGCTTCGGACAACGAGTCAACACCCGCTCCCGCGCCTGCCTCGAGCGGTGAgcccgagaagaagaagaagcggaAGGGCGGTGACAAGGGCGGAACCGGCTCAAAAGCCAACTCCAAGTCGAAGCCCGCTGTGCGCGCTCCAGTGGAGGAGCCTCAGGCTGCTGAGCCTTcggccaagaagcgcaagtTTGAGGATGGCGAGGCGTCGACTGCCGCCAGCGCTTCGTccacaccagcaccaccatcGGACAAGACGCTCAAGAGGTTGAAGAAGCACATGTCCAAGCTCgagtcctcgtcggccgagggcATTTCATTGTCACAGTGGCTGGAGCAGGTCGCTCAAGGCAAGGAGAAGACTGTGGACCAGTCGGACGTCCTGGCAGGTCTCAAGGTCGCCTTCACTGGCGGCAAGTGGCAACTTACAGTGTAACAAGTAGCATGCATATACTTCTGATTCCATGATTCCTAGAAGGTACAAAGGGGTATTTGCTATTGCACTTCACGTCTAGAAACTATTCAACTGGCAGTGCCGGTAAAGGCTTCTCGGTCAATTGTTTATGATTGACCTTGTCCTCTGGGTCCTCTTTAACCGCCGCTGGCGGTGAGGGTGCCGGAGGTGCTGCAACCGGTGGTGTTCCGGTGGGGGAGGGTCGACCCTTGGACCTGTCGATTCGCAAGCGGCTAGCAACCGCTCGTGCGTTTGCTTGCGGCCCAATTTGGAAGGCCAGCTTGGTCTCTGCTGGGTCTCGCACGTCGGAGCCCTTCCACCGACGCCATCCGTCAAAGTCGATGAGGGCCTGAAAGCAAGTCAGCACGAACGATTACAGACACACATCCCGAACCTACCTGCATGCAGCCCCACTCGATCGTCTTCCTCTCCAACCACTTTAGTGACACGGGCTTCGTCAAGAAATCATTGCAGCCCGCTGCAAGAGCCGCCACTCGGTCGGTTTGGAGAGAGGATGCGGTCAGGGCGACAATGATGACCGCCGAACGGAAAGGCGATAGAGGTGCTGTGTCGATTGCAGACTTGGCATGATCGCTGACTGGTGTACTCGGGAAGACGCCAATATTCTGACCTCTCTCGAGTTTTCGGATCTCTTTGGTGGCTTCAATACCGTCCATGACAGGT
Encoded here:
- the SPBC215.06c gene encoding UPF0743 protein translates to MVSFQCDGCADTVKKPQLDKHRQRCWASFTCLDCSTTFQNQEYKSHTSCISEAEKYQGALYKGPRKGQQQQQPSNNNSAKATPATSYTNTPADSPAPSESGASGIHPSRLNQMQSAEPRGSFSPRGRGAFAQRGRGGFGAGRGGYVKVSITGENRAVPESGMRQWGSAPASDNESTPAPAPASSGEPEKKKKRKGGDKGGTGSKANSKSKPAVRAPVEEPQAAEPSAKKRKFEDGEASTAASASSTPAPPSDKTLKRLKKHMSKLESSSAEGISLSQWLEQVAQGKEKTVDQSDVLAGLKVAFTGGKWQLTV